In Miscanthus floridulus cultivar M001 chromosome 8, ASM1932011v1, whole genome shotgun sequence, the sequence ATCCAGAGCCTCGCGCTTGGGGCGCTTGACAACAGCTTCTTGGTCGGTGGCGCCGGGATACAGGTGGTCAAGAACTTCAGCCATGGCTTGCATGGGAAGGGCGCGTCGGTGAGGATCTCGGGGGGCCGTGGCGGCAGTGGGAGCGCCTATTCGACACCGAAGAAGGCACTGCTGATGCGCGGCGAGACTAACATGCTGCTGATGAGCCCAGGAGAGGCTCTGCATTCCAGTGGTGTCCACCATCTCGATATTGAGACTGGGAAGGTTGTCGCCGAATGGCGGTTTGAGAAGGATGGAATTGATATCACAATGCGAGACATTGCCAATGACAGTAAGGGGGCGCAGTTGGAACCCTCCGGGTCGACATTCTTAGGCCTGGATGACAACAGGTTGTGTAGATGGGATATGCGCGACCCCAGAGGCAGGGTGCAGACAATCGGTAGCTCATCAGAGTCACCAGTGCTGAACTGGTCACAGGGTCATCAGTTCTCGCGTGGCACCAACTTCAATTGCTTTGCAAGTACTGGGGATGGTTCAATTGTTGTTGGTTCTGTGGATGGGAAGATTAGACTCTATTCTAAGAGCTCGATGCGTATGGCGAAAACAGCATTCCCAGGGCTTGGGTCTCCAATTACACATGTGGATGTTACTTATGATGGGAAATGGATTTTGGGAACAACTGACACATACTTGATCTTGATATGCACCATCTTCAAGGACAAAGATGGAAAAGAAAAGACTGGGTTTAGTGGCCGTATGGGAAATAGGATTGCTGCACCAAGGCTGCTGAAGCTCACTCCACTTGATTCAATTTTAGCAGGGACTCGCAACAAATTCCATGGTGGGCAATTCTCATGGGTACGTTCAAATCTCCTGTTCTGAACACATAATAATAGATGCCCCTGTAGCTAATCTAGTAAAATTAAATAGAATGCTAATTCAAATATGCATGATAAGTGAATTGTCTAGATTTCTCTGGTCCTGGTCATAGTAACAGTTCATTGCTGCACTAACTAATTTATGCAAGTGATTTGTATAGCTGTAATGGAATTATTCTCACAAGAAGTAACTCTGTACCAATTAAATGCCAATTCACAGAGGAAAGAACTTGTTCACCCTTTGTTCTGTGCATATGAACGCTTATTCATGTTTTATCTCGAAGTGGTAACAACTAGTATGAAGTGATTGTTTTGTCCTCATTTTTAACAGCATGATCTCTGCACATAGTAAGAAGTACATGTTTGAAGTAGGGGGGCGATAATTATGTTCCTAATCTGACATTTGTAGAATCATGTTATAGTTGTTTACTTAACCTTGAGAAGCGGATTCAACAATTCAGAAGGCGAAAATAACCTTGCTTATACTTCTAAAAAAATAACCTTGCTTAAAGACCACTTTTAAATATATCGCACCTTTGGACACTTCTCATTGCCTGTAACGGTAATTTGCAGTTCAAGTTTATTGCATATAGTGCATTCCATTTTTAGTGAAGTGATGTGCATTTGCATTGCAAAAATTCTATGTAGTAGTGACCGTCATTTCCTTATTGTGATCATTTGCTTGTAAATTGGCTGCTTATGAATCTCACCTTGAACACTTCTCATTGCCTGTAATGGTAATTCGCAGTTCCAGTTTATTGCATAGTAAATTAGTAATGTTAGAATATTATaacagaagggcgggcctggtgcaagcggtagagtcttaccgcctgtgaccggaaggtcccgggttcgagtcgcggtctcctcgcattgaacaggcgagggtaaggcttaccACTGACACCCTTTCCTAACAGTTGAGTAGCCAAGTGTGTTCACCTGTGTTTGCATTGCAAAACTTTGCTTTAGTGTGATCGTTTCTATTGTATTGGCTTCTTATGAATTTTATGTTCCTTGATGCTTCAATATAGTTCAGAATTTGTTCTGATGTCTGTTCCTCTGCATTCAATTGAGTTCATCAGGTAACAGAGAATGGGAAGCAGGAAAAGCACCTTGTTGCTACAGTGGGCAAATTCAGTGTCATTTGGAATTTCCAGCGAGTCAAGGACAGCAACCATGAGTGCTATCGTGATCAGCAGGGCCTcaagagctgctactgctacaaAGTTGTCCTCAAGGATGAATCGATTGTCGACAGCCGCTTCATGCACGAGAAGTTTGCAAGCAGTGACTCTCCAGAAGCACCGCTTGTTGTTGCTACACCAATGAAAGTCAGCTCCTTCAGTATAGCAAATCGACGCTGACTCCGAAGCTCTTCTTTCCCCGCTGTGCAAAATAGTTTGGGTAATTGCAGGTTCTCGTTCAGTTTGTTCCTTTTCTAGACggtttggttggttggttggttggtttaCTTTATAGTTTTCTTAGATCGAGGTTTCTTCCGGGAAGAACTGGTTCGTGTGTATGGCCATTTGCAGTGGCTCAGTAAAATGGTATGTCTATGTTTGTTGGACAGCATGTAATGTGATGGTTTACAAGCAAAGTAATGTTGATTGGAGACTCTAGTTGTCCCACTTTTTAATACCGATGATGCTTACTTCTCATGGAATGCTAATTTCCATTTTCGGGgttatcttttcttttttctttttcttttttaaacaTGGAAGGTATCTCCATAACTTATAAACCAAGGCCAAATCTTTGGCTACAAGCGACTAAATACAAAACGGAATACTGTCCAGAACTGGATCAGTACCCTGACCTGACTCAAAACTCGCCCTGAGGACAGCTAAGCTATGGGCTACCAAATTACAAGGAGGATTATGGACTACATCATAAGCAACTAAATGGGCCATAAGTTGGACCGACGATTAGGCAGACCCAACGGCCCACCAAGTCGAAAATGCAACAGCAAACAGAAATCTCTCTGCTGCACATCGTATGATCTTAGCGTCGGCGCCTCTTAAAAGAAGCCCCAAACAAAAAACTCGATCATGTCCTGTATGGCTGTGCCCCTGATCTGAACTGTTAACCCGGCCCTCCTCTTCCACGCGTGCCTCACACACATACACTACGCATACAGACACATTCTTCTGCCTCACCACCACAAACCATGATGGCGCGGAGAGAATGCCATCATCAGTCATCACAGCGACGCTCCACTGCCCCTGCCGTAGATACCAATCTCAACTACTAGCGAGTACGGCACCGACCACTGTCCTATTCTTCCTTAATTAATCATGAGAAGATCGCTAACAATTAACAACCCCGCCAGCACTCTTCTCTTCTAATCCATTCCGCCAACCAGCTCCCCCCTTCTAGAAATCGGATAAGAGCATCCTGCAGTTCTACGATACCTCCATCTATCCATATAAAACTGTCATATTAGAGTAACTCCAGCAGTTTCTCAATACCTCTCATTTTCTTTTGGTGGCCACTAATATTTTCCTCATCTCTCCAAGAAAATAGAAGATACAACTCCTCCAATACCATAGGGACCATCACAACAACCACTTTTCAGCCATATTTTCTCTTACACGCCTGTTGAACCCACCGTTTATATGGGTATTGGGAGAGATATATTAGGGTACTGCTGCAGCATCTCCCCTAATAAATCTAAAAAGTGATATTAGGCTACCCTAATACCATCTTATCAGGGGAGTTGTATTAGGGGACTCGTGGAGATGCTAAGGCACCGAGCATCAGTGCGGGATGGCCGCGATGTACGGTAAAATATTCAGTGCAAACCACATTTTCGGTGCAATCATGAAAACCCTTTAAATCTCAAAATTTGTGACAATGCACTATTAATATGcataattttaaattttttaaaaggTTTTCATGTAGTACACTGAAAATGTGGTTTGCACTCAATATTTTGTCGCGATGTACCTCCCCGCACCTAACGTCTACTACGAAGTACGGACCCAGCGTCGTCCCATTGGGCATTTCCACGTCCGTGCCGGGCTCCCAGCGACCCAGCGGCGGTGGTTGGCCCTTGTACTTGCTTCCCCCGCGCAGAAAATACTCGCGGCGCTCCATTCGGTTCCCAGGCAAGGAGTCAGCAGGACTGGCCGGACGGTGTCCAAAGGTCGCCTAGTTTGTGCAGGGACATCCCTGCTCTGCTTCCCGTGTGGCGCGTCCTGGCTCCTGACTCCCGAGTCCTGCCTGCCGCCCTGATCCAGTCCGAtgattcgttttttttttttccCTCGCGTTTGGTTTTGATCACTGGTCAGGTACTTACGCACGAACGAGCCGGGAAGACGTCGCTGGCTTGGCGTTAAGGTGGGCGTGGTGGTGTGGTGTGCGAGTACAATTGGAGGGCTTCGTTCCATCTTTTCTCTCTTCTAATTATAGTACTAGTACTAACCACTTATGAAGCGCACACAATGACCTCGCGCGGCGGACGGAAGCCCACGTCAACCGACGAGACGAGAGACGAATGGCGATTGGCAGCGCGGTCAGCTCTGAATAATGCACGGAGAAGACACGCAGACGCCGAGAGCCCGACACGCAGACGGATGGGCGGATGGACATCCATGTCAGTTGACGAATGGGCGCGCGCGACACGTCTCCCTCCCCGGTTCCGGGTGCACGACCACGTCTCCAACCCAAACATGCCTTTTCTCCTTATTATAGTACGGAGGAGTATTTTCATTTATCTGTGTTCATTCACACATCTCCTCCATCTCGATCGATCGTCACACATGCCTTTTCGCCTGCACGCATTTACCGGGAGTTTCGGGCACCACAGCATCGAAGCAATGTCACACACGCATGCGCATGCGTATGCTCTCGATCGGTCTTCACAGCTTCTCTTGTCTCTCTCTGTGTCGCTTCCTGTCTCCGGTCCGTATCCTAGACGCAGCAGGGGTGAGCTGTGAAGGCCGAGCTCCAGCTTCCTCTGCGTGCGAGGTGAGCTGTTGCGTGCAGCGCGGGTGCACCGTGGCCATGGACGTGAGAAGTTACTGCCAGAAAAGAGAAAACTACCCGAGCCGTACCATCCTTTTCCACGATTCCGGCGGGTAGCTCTGTCGTGCCGGAAACATACACGTCGCACCGGGTCTTGTCTCCCCCGGCGGGTAGCTCTGTCGTGCCGGGAACATACACGTCGCACCGGGTCGTGTCTCCCGTCCTGCGTACCAAATGGTTCCAGAGCAGGCCTACTTTTTAATACGTCGACGCTCAATTAGATCACACACTCTATAATCAGCTAAATCGTTCGACGTAGCACTTAGCCGATTTAGGGATCGGCCGGTGCCCGGAGGATATTCACACCCGGACCTTGTGCCTCGTCGGAAGCGCGATACGCAAGACACGCCGGCGATATCTCTTTTGAGACCCGAAACCCCACACGTCCGGAAGGGCCCGTCGGGGCGTGCAGCGGCTATGTGCTGCTTTAGCCGGCCTAACCGCTCtagagcgtcgtcgtcgtcgatcctcCAGTCATGCAGCACTGACGAAGAACGTGGAGAAGAGGTAGATAGAAAAAAAGGGTAGAGAGAGATAGTAGATGTGTTTTTTTGATGATTTTGTGTTGGATccttcaatcggccatgatcctctcatatatataaagGTGTGGTCTTTGTTAATGTAATTGACGCTAGATGACCTCTATGGGTCATGaccactcatatatatagaagatCGCATACATGGATGGTTACAAGCGTGGCCAATGGGACACGGCAATCAGGAGACACAGCTCCAAATATAGATGATCTCTTACTAAATATAGATTACACGCTTCTATGTTTAACACCCCCCTCAATCTGGACGGTGATAGACTAGGTTCAGATTGCGCCGTAAATTGCGGTAGGGAGTAACCGGGAGCGGCTTAGTCATGATGTCGGCCACCTGGTCCTTTGATGAGATGAAGCGAACGTCGAGTTGGCGAGAGGCAACACGTTCACGAACAAAATGATAATCAACCTCGACATGCTTCGTGCCACAATGAAAAATGGGATTGGCAGAGAGATAAGTGGCACCAATGTTGTCACACCATAGGGACGGTGGCCAAAGCTGAGAGATCCCAAGTTCCCTTAGCAACACTTGTATCCATATTACTTCAGCGGTAGCATTAGCGACGGCCTTGTATTCAGCCTCTGTGCTTGAGCGAGAAACAGTTGGTTGTTTGCGAGAGCTCCAAGAAACCAGATTGCCACCAAAGAAAATAGCATAGCCACCTGTACTGCGCCGATCATCTGGGTTCCCGGCCCAATCGGCATCAGAGAACGCACTTAGCAATAAAGACCCAGATTTAGTGATGCATAGCCCCATATCAGACGTGGAATGAAGATAACGCAGTATGCGTTTTACTGCCGCCCAATGAGCCGTCGTTGGTGCTGACAGAAATTGGCATACCCGGTTGACAGAGAAGGAGATATTGGGGCGAGTGAATGACAAATATTGGAGAGCTCCAACAACACTGCGATAGCGTGTAGTATCTTCAGCTGAGAGAGGGTCGCCACTTTTTAAGAGTAACTTGTCGTTGGGAAGCATAGGTGTCGGAACACTATTAGAGGAGGCCATATTTGTGCGCTGCAGcaggtcttggatgtatttgtGTTGTCTCAAGATGAGGCCAGTAGAAGTATGATGTACTTCAATGCCAAGAAAATATCCAAGAGTGCCAAGATCTTTCACCGCAAACTCAGCTTCAAGTTGAATGAGTAGACAATCCGTAGCCGATGATGAAGAGCTCATAataataatatcatcaacatagatgagaATATACATATGAAGGCCACCTTTGTTGAACATGAAAAGAGAAACATCAGCCTTAGAAGCTTGAAACCCCAATTGTAATAGTTTGGTACTAAGACGAGAAAATCAGGCACGCGGGGCCTGCTtgaggccatataatgacttgtCCAACTTGCAAAGATAAGTAGGATGAGACGAGTCAACAAAACCAGGTGGTTGTTTCATATAGACGTCCTTTTGAAGATGGCCATGTAAGAATGCATTTTGAATATCAATCTGTCGAAGAAACCAACCACGGGAGACTGCAAGAGACAATAAGACTCGAATAGTGGTAGGTTTCACTACGGGGCTGAATGTATCATCATAATCAACTCCATACTGCTGCTTGAAGCCCTTGGCGACCAATCGTGCTTTATAGCGATCAACGGAGCCATCAGCTTTGTGCTTCAGTTTGAAAATCCACTTGCAATCAATGACATTAAGGCTAGCACGTGGAGGAACCAGATGCCAGGTCTTGTTCTTGACAAGTGCTTGAAATTCATCATTCATTGCTGACCTCCAAAGGGGGTGTGCCATAGCAGTAACATGCGATGTAGGCTCTGTATCTGAAGTCCGAATGGCAGAATAAGTAACCGTGCCGTCAGTACAAACCTTGGGCTTCTGGATGTTGTGGCTTAAGCGCGTGCCATACTTGTGGGCAGGAGGAGTCGGTGCGGGAACCTCTGAGTCGTGCACGGCCTCAAGCCGGACGCTCGGTGACGTAGTTTGCCGCGATGGGCCGGCAGATGACATCCCAACAGCAGCCTCTGTGCGTGCCGTAGGGGACACGGGAGAGGCAGGGAGTGTCGGCGCCAATCCTGGTGAGGTTTCAGGCATCCCGGGACCTGCTGCATGCTGAGGGGCTGCATTCACAAGGTTAGCAGCAGGAAACACATGCATATCGTAATTGTTTAAATTAAAACTGCCATTGTCCTGATTAGGTACAACGTTGGATGAAGGATAAGTGGAGAAAGGAAAAAGTGTTTCATCAAATATAACGTCACGGGACACATACGCACGTCTAGAGTCCATATCAAGACATTTGTATCCCTTGTGAAGACCACTATATCCCAAGAACACGCAGACTTTGGATCGAAAGGAAAGTTTGTGCTGGTTATAAGGTCGCAAATTGGGCCAACATGCGCAACCAAATATACGGAGCATGGAATAATTCGGTGGAGTTTTGAGGAGGCGTTCTATAGGGCACAAATTATCAATGACTCGAGTGGGCAATCTATTGATGAGATAAGTGGCTGTGAGGAAGGCCTCGTCCCAAAATTTAATCGGTATGGAGGCATGAACCAGGAGAGCAAGGCCAGTTTCAACTATATGACGATGCTTGCGTTCGGCCAATCCATTTTGTTGGTGAGTATGTGGGCAGGAAACACGATGAGCTATGCCAAGGGATCGAAAAAATTGAGTATGAAGTTTTTGTACTCCCCACCCCAATCGGATTGGACGCATTTAATTTTAGTATCAAGGAGGCGTTCTACATGTGcttgaaattgcaagaaaatgCGTTGAGCCTTAGTGCGGTCATGCATCAAATATATCCACGTAAATTTACTAAAATCATCGATAAAGCTTATGTAGTATTTGTATCCACCAACAAATTTAGGGGCAGGGCCCCACACATCTGAAAAAACAAGTTCAAGAGGCGATGTAGAACGATGAATGGCATGAATATAGGAGAGTTGATGACTCTTGCCTAATTGACATGCATTACAAACTGAAGGACTCGACTCCTTGATGTATGGAAGATTATTCAAACTCAAAATGGACCACACGACTAGGGTAGAGGGGTGGCCAAGACAAGCATGCTACTGATCTGGGGATGCCTTGACACTGACAAGTGCTTGTTTGAAGAATTCAACATCGGACGGCTTTATGGGATAGAGGCCGGATTCACACTTTCCTTCCAGAAGCACTTGTTTCGTTGCTTGGTCCTTTACAAGAAAATGATAGGGATGAAATTCAAAAAATACATTATTGTCACGTGATAGTTTATGAACTGAAAGAAGGTGTTTAGAGATATCAGGTAAGTGGAGAACATTATGTAAATCAAGAGGACAAGTAGCAGTATTAAGAGAACAAGAACCAATATGCATAATTTGCAAACCTGCCCCGTTGCCAACTTGAACCGTTTCTCCACCATGGTATTGTTCACGCAAGGCTAGGCGATCCAGATCACTGGTTATGTGATCGGTATCCCCCGTGTCGGTGTACCAGTTGGTGTCGATCTTGTAAGAGGAAGTAGCAGCCACCGCAGCATAGGGTTGTTCCTCCTGGTAAGACTCATCCATACGATGCCAACATTTGATAGCAGTGTGACCTGTATGACCGCAGATCTAACAGGGAGGGGCGCCGCGTCCATATCCCTGGGGCGGAGGACCGCCACGGCCATGACCTCGGGCGCGGGCAGGGGGACCGCCATGACCACGGCCCCGCTGCTGCCCACGGCCCCGTTGCTGCCCACCTCGGCCGACGAAGTTGGCCGACGCGCTGATGTTGAGACGAGTCTCCGCCTGGTACTACAGTTGGCGTGCCTCAAATGCTAGCAGATGTGAGTAGACATCGTCGAGCGTGAGGGGCTCACTCTTTGTCGTCATAGATGTGATGAACGGATCGTAATCTGGGGGAAGACCCGCTAGGAGATAGGCAATGATCTCATCATCACAAAGAGGAGCATCAGCCGCAGCCAGCTCGGAGGCCAGACTCTTGATCTTGTGGAAGTAATCAGCAGCAGAGAGGTCACGCTTCTTGGTTGTAGCAAGATCGACACACACTTGGACAGCATGCGCACGCGTGGCGGAGGAGAACATGCGCCGAAGAGTATCCCAGGCTTCTTTGGATGTGGCGGCCGACACCACGTCCTAAAGGACGTCTGCAGTCATCGATGAGAGAAGACCACTTAGTACTTGTTGATCTTTATCATACCACAGGCAATATTCTGGGTTAGACACGAGCTTGGCGCCATCAGCAGTCGATGAAGGAATCTACTGGGGAGGCGCGGTAGTGGATCCATCGATGAAGCCCATAAGCTTTGCACCCCGCAGATACGGGAGCCATAATGTATAGTTTGTTTTGTTGAGTCGGATGGTGACGGCATGAAGAATTGGGATAGGGGCAAAGGTAGTAGCATAGGAGAGACTGGAAgtggaggcggaggtggtggaggaggtagaaGATGATGTCGACATTGATTTAGAAGAAAGCTGGCTCTGTTACCATGTTAATGTAATTGGCGCTAGATGACCTCTATGGGTCATGaccactcatatatatagaagatCGCATACATGGAAGGTTACAAGCGTGACCAATGGGACACGACAATCAGGAGACACAGCTCCAAATATAGATGATCTCTTACCAAATATAGATTACACACTTCTATGTTTAACAGTCTTATCCCAATAAAAAACAACTCCAGATCGTGATCTCCAAATTTTCTATGGGAAAATACGTCTAAATCCTGATCAAAATAGAGTTTGGATCAGACTTACACAGACAAACCGACTAGGCAGGTTTTCACAGGGCCTGGGCAGCCAAGGGTGCATTCAAACCGGCCTGACAGGTTCAAACCAGCCTGGCCGGTTCTGCTGCAGTCCGGTGCAGAAATTATTTCAAAAATTGTAATTAATTCATCCGGACTTTAAACGAGGCAAACCATATATGTTTTCGGTCAGTTCGATGAGGGGAACGCAATGGTGCAATCATATCATGTATTTGAGGAGCTTTCTCAAACCGGCCTGGCCGGTTTTGGAATCGGTCTGACGATTTCTAGCAGGGCTAGCACCCCCTGTTTCTTCGTCTGGGCTCTAAATAGGATGATCCATATATGTTTTCTGATTATCTTAACGATAAAAATATGATGGCGGAATACATTATATGCTTTAGCCACTTTTGGTTGTCAACCTAATCCAAAATACTGGTGACGATAGCGGTGGCCATTGCAGCGGCCATGTGAAATTCCTGCAGGCGGGCAGAAGAATGGTCGTGCATGCGGCTCTCGTCAGTTCACATGTGCTGTGTACCGTGTAGGCGCATGATGTATGTACGGAGTATATATTAACTAATATACAGAATGGGAAATTAACATGACCAAAATTAACTGGCAGTGGTTGCCTTGCGTGCACGATCACACACGACATAGCTACGGAGTCTGTTTCTCACGAGAAGGCAGCTCCAGATTCATGGTAGAACTGGGAGCTACCATAAACAATAGTTACTCTTCCTTCTTTTATCCAGATTATCAACAAACAGCTAAAAGAAAATAATGTAAATATACCCAGATCTCTAACCGACAAAATTACGAAGCTTGAGCTCCACCAAACAAGACCTACATAAGTAGTACAATATGTTAAGAATTCGGACGTGCAAGTACCCCCTGTCACCAAAAGAATGTCATTATATTTAGTGCTAAGTCACATCATCttaaatttgaccaagtttttaaaaaattaaatatttatgatatcaaataagtatattCATATTTCATAGTATGGCTAATCGATTTCACAAGTGATGATACTTGTTTATATAAATTTTGTTTGATCAAACTAAAAATGAGGCAAAAATGTTCCTTTTTGGCATCTCTTAGGAATAGGAAAAAAAGCGTTGGATTGAAGTTACATGGAACTTATAATCCTACATAAATTCAAAATGTAGGAAAGTTTTCATCATGGCCTTTGTATGCAACATAGAAAATTAAGAAAATCCGAGAGACAAAGAAAAGTTTTCATGAGACACAATCTTATGCTAATTTTCCTCCAGATTTTTTGTGGTTTCATACTCCCCATAGTAACCCAAAGGACTCTCTAGGGCATATTTGATAAACGCATAGCTTGACATGAATCGTAGTTTTGTTCATATAAAAGAACACAGGATCCAAGGGGGAAAATAAAACATGCCCCAAAAATCGTatgctcttttttttttattcTAGAGGACCTCTTACTATTGTGGTAAAAGTGGAGAGGTAAAACCCTCTCTCCTTTCTTTCAGCACCAGGTAGTACCACTATGGTAAACGATGCTGAGTTGGCACCATATGCCCATCTACTTTCATCGTTCGACATTGATGCTTTCTCATGAATAGAAAAAAGGAGATGGTGGTTCTGATGTTGGTCCTACAGGCACATACATGTCGAATTGTCGATGCTCAATACTAGGTTGTTGAGATGTTCAGCTTGTTGGTTTCGGCCACGGCGTATCAGCTagccaataatatttttctttcacaacaagtCAGTATCAGCCGAGCTTagcagcctagaaaccaaccagcgaacatgctggCTTTCTCAACTTCTCTTTTGGTAGCGCTATTCAGCTTCGAGGATACTGTGGTTAGTCTTAGGATGACGGGTCGATGGAGTACCATCGAGGACCACTTCCTTTCCTGCAGCTATTTTTCAATTTGAACGTCTCAAGTTGCAACGCTGTACGGCCTCGCGGATATATACATAAGTAGTAGCCGTACTAACATGTAGCACTGGCATCAGATTAGCACAAGGTGTGAAGATAAGGTCACGCGGACGCAGCACATTGGCACTACTAAAGTGATATATCTAGGAATttaagaaagaagaaaaaggtGGTATATATCTATCGCCCGGGATATATGGTGTACGTGTTCGGCGCTAAGCGTTTTCCATGGCCCAAAAATGGTGCCAAAATGCCCGGAACATGACCTGCCTAACTGCCGCCAAACCTCCTCCCCCAGGCAAAGGTCACTGCCGGCTGCCTGCCGTGCTAGCATGGTCCTCTCAGCTCCTCGCACCATCCTCTATCTAATCCGATCGATCCACTTGCCAGCATATGCAAATTGCTTCCACTTGAGAAGAAGATCGATGGACATAATGCTGCCTTTCCCTTCTAACCGCGTGCTCATTAGTTTGAGCAGCAGGCTGAACGTCCAAGTCAAACCCAAACAATCACGGCAAAGATCTTGCCCTGACCCGGAAATCTGCAAGAAAGCAAAAGCAACCCGTATCCACTGGTATGGTACCCCCTACCCGCCCAACTGCAGCACACACACATCCTTGTTATCCTCGGAGTCGAGCTACAGCTAGTAGGAGTACATGTCCCACGCCGGTCTCTGTGGTTCAGAATCAGACCGGCCGGCCCGATCATCTTATCGCCAGCATCGGATGCGACCAATCATTTGACCACCACCGATGACGCTAACCCGACGAACTTCTTTTTTCGTTTTAGCACATGCCGCAGCAGCAGTAGTTGCGTGCGGTCGGGCCTCTCAGACGGGGTGGATTTCGCTGAGTTTTTCGCGTCAGAGGTTGGAGGAAACCGAGACCGGGACGGCTGTCCTGCCATCGCGCCGTGGAAGTGGAACGCAGCGCAGCGCAGCGCAGCTCGGCACGAGCGGTTGACCGATCGATTGGCGCGTGCCGTTGTGTCGTCGGTCTGCCCCGTTGGTTGCCGCTCCCGCCCGGCAGTCTCACCGTGCGCGCCGCGTGTCGGCACGGAAAACGTCGGCGGACGGGGCCCGAGCTCCGCTCCCGGGCCGCAGCAGCGGTGCCGTCCGGGGACCCGAGGCGATGGATGGCGAGCGCGCGCGTCAAGCATTTCGGCGGGCGCCGGAAAGCACAAAGCAGCGCGCGCCGGCGCATGTTCATAGCGTGCCCCCCTGCCCGGCCTGGGCGCGACATGGCATGGGGTGGTGTCCAAGgcaagaatcatgcatgcatggaCGGAGTGCGCTgcaagctgctgctgatggtGCTGAGAGCATGCAGTGGCGCCGCGCGGCGGCGCACACATGGCGGCGCGTGCATGCACCGGCGGGCCGGCCGCGTCGAGCCGTTGCTTTCTCTCCTGTCCTGTCCTGTGAGGAATCACGGATGCGCATGCTGGCTG encodes:
- the LOC136478254 gene encoding protein CYPRO4-like, with amino-acid sequence MGGSHSHEDIDLTSSDEEEEYEDDYDARSPVAEAAASAGQRDDDLLRTATPSSLEAIDAKLRSLDLEYQRPTSAKLYLHIGGASPSAHWVPAERRATYAFVDKSSDDDSSTRWFLEVGPGPRVSAPVDSALQLKTIPAQRRADFAASGSVWALRLPTDAEFRRFRVDYERCLFENTYGVEATDEGRKEVFGAEFAAWARPAEADDAVWTDAKESLTPPAAAPAKDLLEEFEEEAGDGDSIQSLALGALDNSFLVGGAGIQVVKNFSHGLHGKGASVRISGGRGGSGSAYSTPKKALLMRGETNMLLMSPGEALHSSGVHHLDIETGKVVAEWRFEKDGIDITMRDIANDSKGAQLEPSGSTFLGLDDNRLCRWDMRDPRGRVQTIGSSSESPVLNWSQGHQFSRGTNFNCFASTGDGSIVVGSVDGKIRLYSKSSMRMAKTAFPGLGSPITHVDVTYDGKWILGTTDTYLILICTIFKDKDGKEKTGFSGRMGNRIAAPRLLKLTPLDSILAGTRNKFHGGQFSWVTENGKQEKHLVATVGKFSVIWNFQRVKDSNHECYRDQQGLKSCYCYKVVLKDESIVDSRFMHEKFASSDSPEAPLVVATPMKVSSFSIANRR